The Culex pipiens pallens isolate TS chromosome 2, TS_CPP_V2, whole genome shotgun sequence DNA window GCCTGTTCGGCTCTGTGTGTGGAGGAAACGGTTAGTGTTAGTTAcacattgaatttgaaaaagaacTTACCTCTGCTGCTGCTCCAGCTTGGCCAGCTCCTCGCGCTTCTGCTCGGCCAGCATCCGCTGGTTCAGCTCCTCCAGGTGGCGCCGCTTCTCAAACTCCTCCATCTTGCGGGCCTTCTTGACGGCATCCGCGCGCAGCTTTTCCTCCTTTTCCTGCACCAGCTTGCGGTGCTTTTCCTCCTTCTCACGCATCTGCCGCTCGGCGTGTTCGCGCTTTTCCTTCTCCATCTGTTCGCGCTGTTGCGCCGCTAGCCGTTGCTTTTCCTcgcgcttcttcttcttctcgtcCATCACGGCGAGGGAGGAGCTGGAGGACGCAGCGGACAGGGTGCCCGGCTGCCGTTCCATGCTGGGCTCACGCGACAGACTTTGCGACTTGGTGAGGGCGGTTGTGAGGGTGGGTTTCTTCTGGAGATGGGCCAGCTTGGAGGCGGACGAGGAGATTCCTTTGCCCGTGGTTGGGAGGACGTTTTGGGCGGTTGGTGTGTGTTGGGACGCTTTGGCGGACGACGGGAATCGCTGGGAGGCGAGGGGGGTGGTGGAAGCTTTCGATGGGAGTCGCGACGGTTGGGAGGGGGTCGTGTGCTTGCCGCCGGTGACCGTTCCGGTGCGTGTGTGCATGGGTGAAGCAACGGCGGCCTTTTCGAACGCTTCGATGCGGGACTTGATCGGGCTCTGCATACTGAACAGTTCGTTGTTTTTCTTGGCCTTTGACTGGGTTGCGGTTTGTGGCTTTTTGGCGACGGCCGGCTTCTTGGCTGGGACGACCACCGGTGCCTTCTCCGGGCTGTTCTCGACGAGGGAGTTGTCCTCGGTCATGATGCTGGCGTTGACCTCGGGAGTTCCCTTTTTGTTGTCCATTACGAAGGTACTGTTGGCTGGGGGACGCACGTCGAACGTGGCGTTGCCGGCCGTCTCCGGTGATTGGACGACGAATGTTCCGTTGGCCGCAGCAGTGAAGGTGCCATTTTTGTCCATCGCAAAGGTGCGGTTCTTCTCAGCGTCCACGAGTGGAATCTTGCCAATGGACACAACGAGCGGTTTCATGACCGCGTCACCTCCCTCGAGCGCATCTTCGTAGACGGATTTCTCCGATGCCGTTGGACTGGCCTGGGTCGAAGCCTTTCCTCTCGTCCTGCCGGTGGAAATCTTTTCCTTTTTGATGGTCACAGCCGGAGCCTGGGTTgattccttcttcttcttcgagGCAGCCCGCGTCGAGCTGCTTCTGACCGAAGAGGACGCATTCGACAGGGTCGACTCAGCCGAGGACACCGCAGAATCATCCGCATCCTTCTCGCGCTTAATCGGCACCGGAAGGGCATCCGAGCTCTTAACCTTCTTGGTCTTGGCTTTGCTCTTGGCGGCCGCCTTCGTCGGCGGTGGCATCGACGGAGGCGGCATCTTTTCCGCTGCTTCGTCGTCCGACAGCACCTCAACCTTCGGAATCGGTTGCGGAATAACCATGATGGACATCTCCCGGGATGGCTCCGCCGCCGGCAGATCTTCCTTCTCGTTCGTACTGCCAAATCCTTCGTCGCTCGACTTTTTCTGCTGCTCAACCGCCAACGGAGCAACTCCATTCAGCACGTTCGCGTCATTCTCCCCATCCAGCTCCATCGGTTCCACATCATT harbors:
- the LOC120412729 gene encoding inner centromere protein A, producing the protein MDDLMSKFSEVILQSFAAEARLEEEFKKCTLKLDEHITQSITNGTPVQNKKRPKRLDSIDDADGPEPEPESEPVDKSSSSASSSARSSHQQASRKNSVRQKSLETAPAASSELEESTSGRPARSARVKAIKNLKEPTLNSKMRQPSMVTIKQERISMEVRKDRNDVEPMELDGENDANVLNGVAPLAVEQQKKSSDEGFGSTNEKEDLPAAEPSREMSIMVIPQPIPKVEVLSDDEAAEKMPPPSMPPPTKAAAKSKAKTKKVKSSDALPVPIKREKDADDSAVSSAESTLSNASSSVRSSSTRAASKKKKESTQAPAVTIKKEKISTGRTRGKASTQASPTASEKSVYEDALEGGDAVMKPLVVSIGKIPLVDAEKNRTFAMDKNGTFTAAANGTFVVQSPETAGNATFDVRPPANSTFVMDNKKGTPEVNASIMTEDNSLVENSPEKAPVVVPAKKPAVAKKPQTATQSKAKKNNELFSMQSPIKSRIEAFEKAAVASPMHTRTGTVTGGKHTTPSQPSRLPSKASTTPLASQRFPSSAKASQHTPTAQNVLPTTGKGISSSASKLAHLQKKPTLTTALTKSQSLSREPSMERQPGTLSAASSSSSLAVMDEKKKKREEKQRLAAQQREQMEKEKREHAERQMREKEEKHRKLVQEKEEKLRADAVKKARKMEEFEKRRHLEELNQRMLAEQKREELAKLEQQQRAEQADLFKMNQAKENYEIKLHKQMYQQKMQQQQKIAHAQALQQQQQQQQQLLQLKKMKDKQAASDKETFTFDMIETDDSTDDESTPNAPNKKKRPPLPAWCSKEERRQPMRIQAEIKLKVIDQFFSVAPMTPDLREIFPAIDARKLKRNSSAVWRTPPRYSQMPKY